A single region of the Candidatus Sungiibacteriota bacterium genome encodes:
- the ftsH gene encoding ATP-dependent zinc metalloprotease FtsH, translating into MFMAIQSFKGTTPSISYTDFLKQIETGGIVEIRIKADSPSVRAYTKDGQWESVVVPAQDKDFFPLIKSKNIRIQSEETSWLTGLLFAWILPMAALFILWQFLMRKLGQPGGGLASLGKSRAKIYIDKRPGVSFADVAGVDESKEELEEVIEFLRNPQKFQRLGAKIPKGVLLVGRPGTGKTLLAKAVAGEASVPFISIAGSDFVEMFVGLGAARVRDLFSESLKLAPCIVFIDELDAVGKARSFGIMGGHEEREQTLNQLLVEMDGFEPNSGVIVVAATNRPEILDPALLRPGRFDRKIEIPVPDLRGREAILKIHTQKVTLAQDVDLVTIARGTPLWVGADLANLVNEAVIVAVRNDRDRVSMADFEQAKDRLIMGAALKNRVISGREKEVVAHHEAGHTVVAAFLKEEGADPIHKVTIVPRGMSLGSTHQLPEADRYIASEKELKARLAVLLGGRLAEELIFSEISTGASDDLKRATDLARRMVTEFGMGSLGLRTLVSEEQPKFLPVAQSQTVEASEALWQKVDEGIDVLLKEQRERVSSILVEKKAALKRIASELLEKEEIDGARVQVLMRDSA; encoded by the coding sequence ATGTTTATGGCTATACAGAGTTTCAAGGGTACAACTCCGAGCATTTCTTACACCGACTTTCTAAAACAAATAGAGACAGGTGGGATTGTTGAAATCAGGATAAAAGCAGACAGTCCAAGCGTAAGGGCCTATACCAAAGACGGCCAATGGGAATCAGTGGTGGTGCCTGCGCAGGATAAAGATTTCTTTCCTCTAATCAAAAGTAAAAATATAAGGATACAGTCGGAAGAAACTTCTTGGTTGACAGGACTTTTATTCGCATGGATTCTGCCGATGGCGGCATTATTTATCCTATGGCAATTTCTGATGCGCAAGCTGGGGCAGCCGGGTGGAGGATTGGCATCTTTAGGTAAAAGCAGGGCTAAAATTTATATTGATAAACGTCCCGGAGTTAGTTTTGCCGACGTGGCTGGAGTGGACGAATCTAAGGAAGAACTGGAGGAGGTTATTGAGTTTTTGCGCAATCCCCAGAAATTCCAGCGCTTGGGAGCAAAAATTCCCAAAGGAGTGTTGTTGGTGGGTCGTCCCGGAACCGGCAAGACGCTTCTTGCCAAGGCCGTGGCTGGCGAAGCCAGCGTTCCTTTTATCTCCATAGCCGGGTCTGACTTTGTTGAGATGTTTGTGGGACTTGGGGCAGCACGGGTACGGGATCTGTTTAGTGAGTCTTTAAAGCTTGCCCCTTGTATTGTATTTATTGATGAGCTGGATGCGGTGGGAAAGGCGCGCAGTTTTGGAATCATGGGAGGACACGAAGAGCGCGAACAGACTTTAAACCAGCTTTTGGTAGAGATGGACGGTTTTGAACCCAATAGCGGCGTTATCGTTGTGGCCGCAACCAATCGGCCGGAAATACTGGATCCTGCGCTTCTTCGTCCCGGAAGGTTTGATCGGAAAATAGAGATTCCGGTTCCGGACCTAAGAGGACGAGAAGCAATTCTTAAAATTCATACGCAGAAAGTAACCCTTGCCCAAGATGTTGACTTAGTTACCATTGCCCGCGGCACGCCGCTCTGGGTGGGAGCAGACCTTGCTAACTTGGTTAATGAAGCTGTTATTGTTGCCGTAAGAAACGACAGAGACCGGGTTTCCATGGCTGATTTTGAGCAGGCCAAGGATAGGCTGATAATGGGCGCAGCTTTAAAAAACCGGGTAATATCGGGAAGAGAAAAAGAAGTCGTGGCGCACCACGAAGCAGGACATACTGTGGTAGCGGCTTTTCTAAAAGAAGAGGGCGCAGACCCGATTCATAAAGTAACCATTGTCCCGCGCGGTATGTCCCTTGGCAGCACGCATCAGTTGCCGGAGGCAGATCGTTATATAGCTTCTGAAAAAGAACTTAAGGCGCGGCTGGCTGTGCTTTTGGGCGGACGCTTGGCCGAGGAACTTATTTTTAGTGAGATATCAACCGGCGCGAGTGATGATCTCAAGAGGGCCACTGATCTTGCGCGGCGTATGGTGACAGAATTTGGCATGGGTTCTTTGGGGTTGCGAACATTGGTTTCCGAGGAGCAGCCCAAATTCCTTCCGGTTGCCCAGTCGCAAACAGTTGAAGCTTCGGAAGCCCTGTGGCAGAAAGTTGACGAGGGAATAGACGTGTTGCTTAAAGAGCAGAGAGAAAGAGTCAGCAGTATTTTGGTTGAAAAAAAAGCGGCCCTAAAACGTATTGCCAGCGAACTTCTGGAAAAAGAAGAAATAGACGGGGCACGTGTTCAGGTGCTCATGAGAGACTCCGCTTAG
- a CDS encoding phosphoglycerate kinase, whose protein sequence is MTNDVNGKRVLMRVDFNVPLEGGRVVDDFRIAVTLPTIKGFLAGGAQLLLATHLEQDKEIPHLEAVHKVVEDLLGEPVRFLPGLVGEPYDLEERVVLFDNLRLNPGEKANDLEFARLLASWGELYINEAFSVSHRPHASIVSVPRFLPSGFGSLFQREVNNLSKAFDPLHPFLLILGGKKFDTKTPLLENLIKTADVVFIGGSIGNSFMAARGLRVGRSRVEPISLPKEILWGKKIVLSEDVVVEREKKVLKPEEVTDNDIIYDVGPQTVEALLAVAKTSSFILWNGTLGWCEGGYDAGTLALMAGLGWVQAYRIAGGGDTVAAIHKSRLEGNFNFISTGGGAMLEFLAEGTLPGIEAVRESGAH, encoded by the coding sequence ATGACCAACGATGTTAATGGAAAACGGGTGTTGATGCGTGTTGATTTTAACGTGCCCCTTGAAGGCGGCAGAGTTGTTGATGATTTTCGGATTGCGGTTACGCTCCCGACCATTAAGGGGTTTCTGGCAGGCGGAGCGCAGTTGCTTTTAGCAACACACCTGGAACAAGATAAAGAAATTCCACATCTGGAAGCGGTACATAAAGTGGTTGAAGATTTGCTTGGGGAGCCGGTGCGGTTTTTACCGGGTTTGGTTGGCGAGCCGTATGACTTGGAGGAACGAGTTGTTCTCTTTGACAATTTACGTCTTAACCCGGGAGAAAAAGCAAACGACTTGGAATTTGCAAGACTTCTTGCTTCTTGGGGTGAACTTTATATTAACGAAGCTTTCTCGGTGTCACATCGTCCCCACGCCTCTATTGTGAGCGTGCCGCGTTTTTTGCCATCGGGATTTGGATCTTTGTTTCAGCGCGAAGTTAATAATTTGTCTAAGGCATTTGACCCCCTGCATCCATTCCTTCTCATCCTAGGGGGGAAAAAGTTTGATACTAAAACGCCGCTTCTGGAAAATTTAATCAAAACAGCAGACGTTGTGTTTATCGGCGGCTCGATTGGCAATTCTTTTATGGCCGCACGCGGCCTAAGGGTGGGTCGCTCCCGAGTTGAGCCGATCTCCTTACCCAAAGAGATTCTTTGGGGTAAAAAAATAGTATTGTCCGAAGACGTGGTAGTGGAACGGGAGAAAAAAGTACTCAAACCGGAAGAAGTAACCGATAACGACATTATATATGACGTGGGTCCGCAAACCGTAGAGGCGCTTCTTGCCGTCGCTAAAACCAGCAGTTTTATTTTATGGAATGGAACCTTGGGCTGGTGCGAGGGTGGTTACGACGCGGGAACGCTAGCCTTAATGGCAGGACTGGGTTGGGTACAAGCATACCGTATCGCCGGAGGGGGTGACACGGTTGCCGCGATCCATAAGTCCCGCCTTGAAGGGAATTTTAATTTTATTTCCACGGGCGGAGGGGCCATGCTTGAATTTTTGGCTGAGGGTACTTTGCCCGGGATTGAAGCAGTAAGAGAAAGCGGCGCTCACTAG
- a CDS encoding trypsin-like peptidase domain-containing protein — translation MPGGEPFFFNRPQKILEKITEKISNNTEIQEKILRQDELVVRVVEESSPAVVSVVASKDVPVVEQFFIDPFGDDPFFRQFFGDGSGFSIPQFRQKGTKREEVSSGTGFIVSSDGFIVTNKHVVADKDADYTALMNDGRKVPAKVLARDPLQDLAVLKIDGTDHPLLKFGDSSRVKIGQSVIAIGNALGEFRNTVSVGIVSGLQRSVVASGAPTGPEMLQELIQTDAAINPGNSGGPLLNLRGEVIGINTAVARGAENIGFAIPVNKVKRALENVRTHGKIIYPFLGVRYIAVTKTLAEKEKLGRDYGALLKGSETEYAVIPGSPAGRAGLRAGDIILELNGERIDQEQTLASLIQKYQVGAEITLKVFREGKEFEVKIKLEERK, via the coding sequence ATGCCCGGCGGGGAGCCTTTCTTTTTTAACCGGCCGCAAAAAATTCTTGAAAAAATAACAGAAAAAATAAGCAACAATACCGAGATTCAGGAAAAAATTTTGCGGCAAGACGAGCTGGTGGTGCGGGTGGTGGAAGAATCATCCCCGGCCGTGGTTAGCGTGGTTGCCTCCAAAGACGTTCCGGTGGTAGAACAATTTTTTATTGATCCTTTTGGCGATGATCCGTTTTTCCGTCAGTTTTTTGGAGACGGTTCGGGTTTTAGTATTCCGCAGTTCAGACAAAAGGGGACAAAAAGAGAAGAGGTGTCCTCCGGAACCGGCTTTATCGTGTCTTCGGATGGATTTATAGTCACTAATAAACATGTTGTTGCGGATAAAGATGCGGACTACACCGCTTTGATGAATGACGGACGCAAGGTTCCGGCCAAAGTTCTGGCGCGGGATCCCCTGCAGGATCTAGCGGTATTAAAAATTGATGGGACCGACCACCCCTTGCTTAAATTTGGAGATTCGTCACGCGTGAAAATTGGGCAAAGCGTTATTGCGATCGGCAACGCCTTGGGAGAGTTTAGGAACACGGTATCAGTAGGAATTGTATCTGGCTTGCAGCGCTCGGTGGTTGCATCCGGCGCGCCCACTGGTCCCGAGATGCTCCAGGAGTTAATCCAAACGGATGCCGCTATAAATCCAGGAAATTCCGGCGGTCCGCTTTTAAACCTAAGGGGCGAGGTTATCGGCATAAATACGGCCGTGGCCCGCGGTGCGGAAAACATCGGCTTTGCCATCCCGGTCAATAAAGTAAAACGCGCGCTGGAAAATGTCCGAACGCACGGAAAAATTATTTATCCGTTTCTGGGAGTGCGCTATATTGCGGTCACCAAGACTTTGGCCGAAAAAGAAAAACTGGGTAGAGACTACGGCGCGCTTCTTAAGGGGAGCGAGACCGAATACGCGGTTATACCTGGTAGTCCTGCGGGTCGCGCGGGATTACGCGCCGGCGACATTATTTTGGAGTTAAATGGCGAGCGGATTGATCAAGAACAAACTCTGGCTTCTCTTATACAAAAATATCAGGTTGGAGCAGAGATCACCCTTAAGGTTTTTCGCGAAGGAAAAGAGTTTGAGGTAAAAATAAAGTTGGAAGAGAGGAAATAA
- a CDS encoding iron-sulfur cluster assembly scaffold protein: MESKPKVDTSADVVNQFTGEKWYYTDIVKDHFFNPRNLMLEDPDESQYDAVGMVGSPACGDLMKMWLKIEPETEKIKEMKWRTFGCGSAIAATSMFSVMVTEKGGVPMDEALKIKPQHIMERLGGLPNRKIHCSVLADKAFRKAVNDYFRRTGQHKRIIIEGARVIDPKLNITDKDIEEAVLEGAVDLDGVQKKLKVGVGSPEIITEVEQLIRFYKEKYYG, translated from the coding sequence ATGGAATCAAAACCTAAAGTTGATACCAGCGCCGATGTTGTGAATCAGTTCACCGGAGAAAAATGGTACTACACCGACATTGTCAAGGATCACTTTTTCAATCCCCGGAATTTGATGCTGGAGGACCCGGATGAGTCGCAGTATGATGCGGTGGGAATGGTGGGAAGCCCAGCATGCGGAGATCTGATGAAGATGTGGTTGAAAATTGAACCGGAAACTGAAAAAATAAAAGAAATGAAATGGCGTACGTTTGGGTGCGGCTCGGCCATTGCCGCAACCTCTATGTTTTCCGTGATGGTGACTGAAAAAGGGGGGGTGCCAATGGATGAAGCGTTGAAAATCAAGCCCCAGCATATTATGGAGCGGCTCGGCGGATTGCCGAATAGAAAAATCCACTGCTCGGTCCTTGCTGATAAGGCCTTCCGCAAAGCTGTCAACGATTACTTCCGCAGGACAGGGCAGCATAAGCGTATTATAATAGAAGGAGCGCGCGTGATTGACCCCAAGTTAAATATTACCGATAAAGACATTGAGGAGGCGGTGCTGGAAGGGGCGGTGGATCTTGACGGCGTGCAGAAAAAATTAAAAGTAGGTGTTGGTTCGCCGGAAATCATCACCGAGGTCGAACAGCTAATTCGTTTCTATAAAGAAAAATATTACGGATAG
- a CDS encoding NifU family protein: MDQKIEAVLNEIRPMLAWHRGDIEFVKFEDGVVYVRLLGTCQGCPLSQLTLKGGVEELLKSKIKEVRKVEAVL; this comes from the coding sequence ATGGATCAAAAAATTGAAGCAGTACTTAATGAAATTCGTCCCATGCTCGCGTGGCACCGCGGCGATATTGAATTTGTAAAGTTTGAAGACGGAGTGGTTTATGTGCGTCTCCTTGGAACTTGTCAGGGCTGTCCTTTATCGCAGCTTACCCTGAAAGGCGGCGTAGAAGAACTTCTGAAATCAAAGATTAAAGAGGTAAGAAAGGTAGAGGCAGTATTATAG
- a CDS encoding superoxide dismutase, with the protein MSYEPKNYDHLLGTAGFSDQLLKNHFTLYQGYVANTNKLLEELSELTASGKTGTPAYAELKRRFGWEFNGMRLHELYFGNMTKGGGTADQSSDFYKRLVEDFGSYENWEKDFKGTGTMRGIGWTILYYDSEANRMFNVWVNEHDFGHLVGAKPLLILDVFEHAYMLDYGLKKTDYIEAFFKAIDWKVTMERFR; encoded by the coding sequence ATGTCTTACGAACCAAAAAATTACGATCACCTTCTCGGCACGGCCGGCTTTAGCGACCAATTATTGAAAAATCACTTCACTCTTTATCAAGGGTATGTTGCCAATACCAATAAACTGCTTGAGGAACTAAGCGAATTAACAGCATCCGGCAAGACCGGTACGCCGGCATATGCGGAACTCAAACGACGTTTTGGCTGGGAGTTTAACGGTATGCGGCTGCATGAATTATATTTTGGAAATATGACCAAAGGCGGCGGCACCGCTGACCAGAGCTCCGATTTTTATAAAAGGCTCGTTGAAGACTTCGGAAGTTACGAGAACTGGGAAAAAGATTTTAAGGGAACTGGTACCATGCGCGGTATTGGCTGGACAATTCTTTACTACGACTCGGAGGCTAACCGCATGTTTAACGTCTGGGTTAATGAGCATGATTTCGGACACCTTGTAGGGGCAAAACCCCTTCTAATTTTAGACGTTTTTGAGCACGCCTATATGCTGGATTACGGTCTTAAGAAAACTGACTACATCGAGGCATTTTTTAAGGCGATTGACTGGAAGGTAACTATGGAGAGATTTAGGTAG
- a CDS encoding ferredoxin gives MSQDSVKNQSAPEKKLLKIGKIVVDRNLCIGAASCIAVAPGVFELDSENKAVVYNDKGADDETILLAAKSCPTQAILIFDEEGNQIFP, from the coding sequence ATGAGTCAAGACTCTGTAAAAAATCAGTCAGCGCCAGAAAAGAAACTTCTCAAAATCGGCAAGATCGTCGTTGATCGCAATCTTTGTATTGGGGCGGCATCTTGTATTGCGGTTGCGCCGGGAGTTTTTGAATTGGATTCCGAAAATAAAGCGGTGGTTTATAATGATAAAGGAGCGGACGATGAAACCATACTTTTGGCGGCCAAATCTTGTCCCACGCAGGCGATTTTAATTTTTGACGAGGAGGGAAACCAGATTTTTCCGTAG